The sequence GCCGTTATCAGGAGCGCGTAAACGCGTTCTGGCCGGGCGTGCCGATCGCGGCAACAACCCGGGAAGGGACATGACAGTGAGCCTGATCTCATCCGCAATCCGTGCCATCGAGAGCACGCCGATTCCCGATACCGCGACACGCTTTGGTATCGGCGTCCTGGTAGGAAAAACGCGCCGGACGCTAGCCAAGGCGGGGTCAGTCGATGAGAAGCAGTTTGCCTGTGCCATGGCGGACTATTCGATCGCCGAGCACGCGCAGGCCGCAAATGAGCAGCATTATGAGCTTCCGCCCGAATTCTTCGGGCTGACGCTCGGTCCCAACCGGAAATATTCCTGCTGTCTCTATCCCAAGGGCAACGAGAGCTTGGCCGAAGCCGAGATCGCGGCGCTGGAGCAGACTGTCGAGCATGCCGGCCTTGGCGACGGCCAATCCATTCTCGAGCTTGGTTGCGGCTGGGGTTCGCTGACGCTGTACATGGCTAAGCGTTTTCCGGCCGCCCGCATCGTGGCGATGTCGAATTCGACGCCGCAGCGCCTGCATATCGAAGCGGAAGCGGCGGCGCGCGGGCTGCGCAATGTCGAGGTCATTACAGCCGACATGAACGGCTTCGAGCCGCGAGAGCGCTTCGACCGCATCGTGTCGGTCGAGATGTTCGAGCATATGTCCAACTGGCGCGACCTGCTTGCCCGCATCCGAAGCTGGCTGGAGCCCGAAGGCAGGCTATTCGTCCATGTCTTCAGCCACCGCCACAGTCCCTACCGTTTCGATCATCGCGACGACGCCGACTGGATCGCACGGCATTTCTTCACCGGCGGCATCATGCCGAGTCACGGGCTGATCGGTCACTTTGCGGACTGTTTCGCCATCGAACGCGACTGGCGTTGGAACGGCATGCACTATGCGCGCACCGCGCAGCAATGGCTTTCGCGCTTCGATGACAATTACAAGCGCATCGGCGAGATCCTTGCCGAAGTCTACGGGCGGGATGCGGCGCTTTGGCGCCGGCGCTGGCGGCTGTTCCATATGGCCACCGAAGGTCTGTTCGGTCACGATCAGGGCAGGGAATGGGGCGTCAGCCACTATCTGCTGCGGCCGGCCTGGTAACATGGAAGGACTTGCACGGCTATGGCGCCGGGTCGCCGGTTACGCGGCGCATCCCGACCCCTTGACCAGCGCGGCCAACTGGATTGCACTGGTCGTTGCCTGGAACCAGCCGTTCTACCCGCTGTACCTTTGGGCGGCGGTTGGCGCCGACAAGATAGCTCCTTCGTTTCTCACGTTCCTGTCAACGCCGATCTTTCTGGCTGTTCCGGCTGTTGCCAAACGGCATGCGCTGGCCGCCCGCGTCCTGCTGCCGCTGACTGGCATCGCCAACGGGATCGTGAGCACCAAGGCGTTCGGCGTTGGATCGGGCGTGGAGATTTTCCTGGTTCCCTGCGCACTGATCGGCGCCGCGCTGTTCAGGCCGTCGGAGCGGGCGATCGGGCTCTTTGTGGTGGGGCTTAGTGCGATGGCCTATTTCATCCCGCATCGCTTTTTCGGCGAACCGCTGGCCGGTTACACCGCCGCCGATAACAGCGCTATGGCCGGCTTGAATGCCTTGAGCGCCGCGACGCTGATCGTCTTCATCGGCTGGCTGTTGTCGGGTGCTGTGCCGGCCCCGCAACAGCCTGGCGATCAGGCGCCGCGCAGATAGTAGCGGGTCACCAGGAAGCCCACAGTGGCCGCAACCGCGCTGAGCAGCGAACCCCAGCAGATATCCGCCACAGTGATGACCGTCGGCCAGCCGCGGATCGTGGCTTGGTTGGTCAGATCGTAGGTCGCGTAGGTGAAAAAACCATAGAGCGCGCCATTCAGCGCGGCCGTTGTCCATTTCCCGCTCGAAAAAGCCGGCGACGTTGCGAAGATTATGAGACCCACAACATAGATCAGGTAGAATGCCGCAGCAGGAACAGGGTTGAATACGTCAACCAGTATGTCCCCGACATAGCGGCGGTAAAGGCGCTGCGACATCGTCGTGAGCCATAGCGCGTCAATGGCCAGGAAAGCGATCAGAGTGGTCGTGTAGGCGACGGCATAGCGCATCATGGAACCTGCCCGTTGTTGTTTGATCCTCCGGCTCAATCCTTTAAGGACTGATAGACGATCAATGCCCTTTCTCGTGCCGCACCGTGGTCTACGATCGGATTGGGGTAGGTCTTGCCGAGCACGATGCCTTTGTCCTTCAGCACGGCAGCGGGAGCTTCCCATGGCCGATGAATATAGCGGTCGGGCAATGCAGAGATTTCCGGGACGTGCTGACGAACGTAGTCGCCGTGAGGGTCGAACTTTTCGCCCTGCAGCACCGGGTTGAAGATGCGAAAATAGGGCGCTGGATCAGCTCCGGATCCGGCCACCCACTGCCAGCTGGCCGGATTGTTTGCGGCGTCCGCGTCGACCAGAGTGTCCCAAAACCACTTTTCGCCGTGGCGCCAGTCGATCATGAGGTCCTTGATGAGGAAGGACGCCACGATCATGCGCACGCGGTTGTGCATCCAGCCCGTTCGCCACAATTCGCGCATCCCGGCATCCACGATTGGATACCCTGTCAGGCCGCGCTGCCATGTCCGAAGCGCCCGTATGTCGTCCCGCCACGACATTGCGTCAAACTCCGGCCGGAAGTTGCGCCCTGAAAGATCGGGATTATGAAACAGCAGATGATATGAAAATTCCCGCCAGCCGATCTCCGCACGAAACTTCGAAGTTCCCGAGCTTTTCGATCTGCGCAACGCGGCGAATATCTGGAATGGCGTGATCTCGCCGAAGGTCAGATGCGGGGAAAGTCGCGATGTTGACGGCTGGCCAGGATAGTCACGTTGGCGTTCATAATTGGCCAGGCCGTGCTCAATGAATTGACCAAGCCTGGCCTGAGCGCCTTTTTCGCCTGGTGTCCAAGTCTCGCGCAAGCCATACGCCCAGTCGGGTTTGCTAGGCAGCAAGTCAAGCTCGTCCAGGCGCAAGCCGCCAAGCTCACCCCTCCAACCATCAATCTGTCCCGGGGTATCGATCGGATCGCGAACATCGACCTTGTCCGCCATCGCCTTCCAAAATGGCGTAAAGACTTTGTAGAAGCCGCCGGAACCGGTCTTGAGGAGCGAAGGTTCGTGCAGGAGCGCGCCATCGAAGCTGAGTGCCGTGAGCCCCTTCTCGCGCAGGGCGGCTTTCAGCCTGGCATCGACCGCCACCTCCGAGGGGTCGTAACGCCTGTTCCAGAAGA comes from Mesorhizobium japonicum MAFF 303099 and encodes:
- a CDS encoding SAM-dependent methyltransferase, with the protein product MSLISSAIRAIESTPIPDTATRFGIGVLVGKTRRTLAKAGSVDEKQFACAMADYSIAEHAQAANEQHYELPPEFFGLTLGPNRKYSCCLYPKGNESLAEAEIAALEQTVEHAGLGDGQSILELGCGWGSLTLYMAKRFPAARIVAMSNSTPQRLHIEAEAAARGLRNVEVITADMNGFEPRERFDRIVSVEMFEHMSNWRDLLARIRSWLEPEGRLFVHVFSHRHSPYRFDHRDDADWIARHFFTGGIMPSHGLIGHFADCFAIERDWRWNGMHYARTAQQWLSRFDDNYKRIGEILAEVYGRDAALWRRRWRLFHMATEGLFGHDQGREWGVSHYLLRPAW
- a CDS encoding DUF2177 family protein; the encoded protein is MMRYAVAYTTTLIAFLAIDALWLTTMSQRLYRRYVGDILVDVFNPVPAAAFYLIYVVGLIIFATSPAFSSGKWTTAALNGALYGFFTYATYDLTNQATIRGWPTVITVADICWGSLLSAVAATVGFLVTRYYLRGA
- a CDS encoding cryptochrome/photolyase family protein; translation: MSRQAQAPTIVLFRRDLRMGDNAALAAAAERGVPVVALYILDETTKGLRAMGAASRWWLHHSLAALGDLLRKAGANLFLAHGRTEDAVAKAIDASGANCVFWNRRYDPSEVAVDARLKAALREKGLTALSFDGALLHEPSLLKTGSGGFYKVFTPFWKAMADKVDVRDPIDTPGQIDGWRGELGGLRLDELDLLPSKPDWAYGLRETWTPGEKGAQARLGQFIEHGLANYERQRDYPGQPSTSRLSPHLTFGEITPFQIFAALRRSKSSGTSKFRAEIGWREFSYHLLFHNPDLSGRNFRPEFDAMSWRDDIRALRTWQRGLTGYPIVDAGMRELWRTGWMHNRVRMIVASFLIKDLMIDWRHGEKWFWDTLVDADAANNPASWQWVAGSGADPAPYFRIFNPVLQGEKFDPHGDYVRQHVPEISALPDRYIHRPWEAPAAVLKDKGIVLGKTYPNPIVDHGAARERALIVYQSLKD